In one uncultured Methanoregula sp. genomic region, the following are encoded:
- the dcd gene encoding dCTP deaminase yields the protein MILVDWQLLDRIGRGHIRIDPYDPKLIQPNSLDIRLGNHFVWYKPGKEVIDPYAKDSVTSDVEEVHADSFVLNPGQFILAETLECIGLPDNIVATIEGKSSIARLGVTLHQTGGWIDAGFRGTITLEMANVNTRPVKVYAGMPIGQLVFYTTERAEMPYDKKGDAKYLDQRQATLSRYHANKMRS from the coding sequence ATGATTCTCGTTGACTGGCAGCTCCTCGACCGCATCGGGCGGGGCCATATAAGGATCGACCCGTACGATCCAAAACTCATCCAGCCCAACTCGCTGGACATCCGGCTCGGGAACCACTTTGTCTGGTACAAACCCGGAAAAGAGGTAATCGATCCCTATGCCAAAGATTCCGTTACCTCCGATGTGGAGGAGGTCCATGCCGATTCATTCGTCCTCAACCCGGGACAGTTCATCCTTGCCGAGACGCTGGAATGCATAGGTCTCCCCGATAACATTGTCGCAACCATAGAAGGGAAGTCCAGTATTGCCCGGCTCGGGGTAACACTCCACCAGACCGGAGGATGGATCGATGCCGGGTTCCGGGGCACGATAACGCTGGAAATGGCGAACGTGAACACGCGCCCGGTCAAGGTATATGCCGGTATGCCGATAGGCCAGCTCGTCTTCTACACAACGGAACGGGCAGAGATGCCCTACGACAAAAAAGGTGATGCAAAGTACCTCGACCAGCGGCAGGCAACACTCTCGCGGTATCATGCGAACAAAATGAGATCCTGA
- a CDS encoding amidohydrolase family protein, with product MKTIIKNGQVLNVHTSRYEKKNIVVECDRIIALTDAPVTAGERDTVIDAEGTYIIPGLIDAHVHVTSATVDLATPQLPITYITCCAIKNLSEALQRGFTTMRDVGGADFGLAMAVNSGVIPGSRLFYCGRALSQTGGHGDFRAMTYDGEYGASMQSSATSIGQIADGITEVRRACRSELRKGASFIKIMAAGGVASPGDRVTDTQYSNEELSAIAGEAEAKSTYVAAHVYSAKAIQICLKHGVRTIEHGNLLDEETAAMMKESGAYLIPTVITYDALARRGAEYQFPEVSINKIASVRVQALEAVKIARRHGVKIGFGTDLLGPLWEEQSNEFALRSRVEKPIDTIISATKINAEVLNQSGNLGEISEKASADILILAKNPAEDISAITDRSNIRLIMKAGTIYKNTL from the coding sequence ATGAAAACGATCATCAAAAACGGCCAGGTCCTGAATGTCCACACATCCCGGTACGAGAAGAAGAACATTGTTGTCGAATGCGACAGGATCATCGCCCTGACGGATGCTCCTGTTACTGCCGGGGAACGCGACACGGTCATCGACGCGGAAGGGACATATATTATCCCCGGCCTGATCGATGCCCATGTGCACGTGACCTCGGCAACGGTGGATCTTGCAACCCCGCAGCTGCCGATTACGTACATCACCTGCTGTGCAATAAAAAATCTCTCCGAAGCACTGCAGCGGGGTTTCACCACCATGCGGGATGTGGGCGGTGCTGATTTCGGGCTGGCAATGGCAGTGAACAGCGGCGTCATACCGGGATCGAGGCTCTTTTATTGCGGGCGGGCTTTGAGCCAGACCGGCGGGCACGGGGATTTCCGGGCCATGACCTATGATGGCGAATACGGGGCATCCATGCAGTCATCGGCAACCAGCATCGGGCAGATCGCGGATGGGATCACCGAGGTGAGGCGTGCCTGCCGGTCGGAGCTCAGGAAAGGTGCATCCTTCATCAAGATCATGGCGGCCGGCGGGGTTGCCTCCCCGGGGGATCGTGTCACCGACACCCAGTACAGCAATGAAGAATTATCTGCCATTGCCGGGGAAGCTGAAGCCAAGAGTACTTATGTTGCCGCCCACGTGTACTCGGCAAAGGCCATTCAGATATGCCTGAAACATGGTGTCCGGACCATCGAGCATGGCAACCTTCTCGACGAGGAGACGGCCGCCATGATGAAGGAGAGCGGGGCATACCTGATACCGACCGTCATCACGTATGATGCGCTCGCCAGGAGAGGCGCCGAATACCAGTTCCCCGAGGTGAGTATCAATAAAATTGCATCCGTGAGAGTGCAGGCGCTCGAAGCCGTGAAGATTGCCCGCAGGCATGGGGTAAAGATAGGGTTTGGTACCGACCTGCTCGGACCGCTCTGGGAAGAGCAGAGCAATGAATTTGCCCTGCGTTCCCGGGTCGAGAAGCCAATCGACACGATCATCTCGGCGACAAAGATCAATGCTGAGGTGCTGAACCAGTCCGGCAACCTGGGCGAGATATCCGAGAAGGCCAGTGCCGATATCCTGATCCTCGCGAAGAATCCTGCTGAAGATATTTCCGCGATCACGGACCGCAGTAATATCCGATTGATTATGAAAGCCGGAACGATTTACAAGAACACCTTATGA
- a CDS encoding phosphoglycerol geranylgeranyltransferase produces MKWKDWVHVTKLDPDKQLKPGDIDAIAASGTDALMLSGTLNVTQENLADLLKQVKTYDLPLVMEPAGPEAVLTKGINYVFVPSVMNTSDVQWIVGKHRAWVQMQKGKIPWEYIVPEAYIVLNPDSSVGKVTRAVCDLKAEEVAAYATVADRYFHFPIIYLEYSGVFGNPEVVRAASEAIDSSILYYGGGINSAEKAAQMGKYADTIVVGNAVYDQGASVLKATVDAVQ; encoded by the coding sequence ATGAAGTGGAAAGACTGGGTTCACGTGACCAAACTCGACCCCGACAAGCAGCTGAAACCCGGTGACATTGATGCCATTGCAGCGAGCGGAACTGACGCGCTCATGCTCTCCGGCACCCTCAATGTCACGCAGGAGAATCTTGCCGATCTCTTAAAACAGGTCAAAACCTACGACCTTCCGCTGGTCATGGAGCCCGCCGGGCCGGAAGCGGTGCTTACAAAAGGTATCAATTATGTTTTTGTCCCGAGCGTCATGAACACGAGCGATGTCCAGTGGATCGTCGGCAAGCACCGTGCATGGGTGCAGATGCAGAAAGGGAAGATTCCCTGGGAATATATCGTTCCCGAGGCATACATCGTCCTCAACCCGGACTCCTCCGTGGGGAAAGTGACCCGGGCGGTCTGCGATCTTAAGGCCGAGGAGGTTGCCGCGTACGCGACCGTCGCTGACCGGTACTTCCATTTCCCGATCATCTACCTCGAATACAGCGGGGTGTTCGGTAACCCGGAGGTCGTCAGGGCAGCTTCAGAAGCCATTGATTCTTCCATCCTTTACTATGGCGGTGGGATCAACTCTGCCGAGAAGGCTGCGCAGATGGGGAAGTATGCTGATACGATTGTGGTCGGCAATGCGGTCTACGACCAGGGTGCCAGCGTCCTGAAAGCAACCGTTGACGCGGTCCAGTAA
- a CDS encoding PAS domain-containing sensor histidine kinase, with protein sequence MSMDRYFRAAGKKISHTEIVRLCVIASLTISCIFITSISLSLRVETIYSQLFYFPILYATYFFPRRGLYLSGFCAVVYEILAYIYLFPNSGALLLTTGQAILFICIAGVVAYFIEKVNTSEARYRSIFDTSLLGIVLFDQNSFVIRMANSYLSELLGYTPDELHTMTFPQLLFSKDEQRRFFEFLGSSEDVTNFETMLVSRAGKNIWVNLSWSRITGNMVSCSVINIDERKRAEQDARENYLQYKQVTENAPTSIVVIKNNTIVYVNPSFLAFSGYDQEELIGQELFSFIHHEDRDEFPFFSETADSRIPLPGMTELRLLAKNGEPRLAAFFFTWIVQKGSPAVLINLMDITERERLKQTIEKDNERRRGIISTVAHELRTPLQPIMGYLNLLTEDPQTYGVTDETKAILNRCAKSVDRERQIINQMLELSILDSGKIPLKYSIFSVNSLLKTILDAGGYVTKAEITLDIPSDLTIEADENKISIVIESMLSNAINYSKFPRKIRIMYSTTPADPMHRLSIQDNGIGITNSQLDEIFEPFQLPDSGNMSRKYDRIGLSLSIAKKYVQMHGGFISVDSIVNLGSTFTIHLPKQRPVEEPAYDA encoded by the coding sequence ATGTCTATGGATCGGTATTTCAGGGCCGCAGGAAAGAAAATATCCCATACGGAAATCGTCCGCCTGTGTGTCATCGCCTCTCTTACCATTTCCTGTATTTTTATCACGTCCATCTCGCTCTCCCTTCGCGTTGAGACGATATACTCCCAGCTCTTTTACTTTCCCATACTCTATGCAACCTATTTCTTTCCCCGCCGCGGTCTCTACCTGTCCGGTTTCTGCGCCGTGGTATACGAAATTCTCGCATACATTTACCTGTTCCCCAATTCCGGGGCTCTTCTCCTGACCACCGGGCAGGCCATCCTTTTCATCTGTATTGCCGGGGTCGTAGCCTATTTCATCGAGAAGGTCAATACCAGCGAAGCCCGTTACCGCAGTATCTTTGATACTTCGCTCCTTGGGATTGTCCTTTTTGATCAGAACAGTTTTGTCATCCGGATGGCGAACTCGTATCTGTCAGAACTTCTGGGATATACACCGGATGAACTCCACACGATGACATTTCCTCAGCTCTTATTCTCGAAAGATGAGCAGAGGCGTTTTTTTGAGTTTCTGGGTTCAAGCGAGGATGTAACGAATTTTGAGACGATGCTCGTCTCCCGTGCCGGGAAAAATATCTGGGTTAACCTCTCCTGGAGCCGGATCACCGGGAACATGGTCAGCTGCTCGGTCATCAACATCGATGAGCGCAAACGTGCTGAACAGGATGCCCGGGAGAATTACCTTCAGTATAAACAGGTTACCGAGAATGCCCCCACATCGATCGTTGTCATTAAGAACAATACGATTGTGTATGTAAACCCCTCGTTTCTGGCATTTTCCGGCTATGACCAGGAAGAGCTGATCGGTCAGGAGCTCTTCTCGTTCATTCACCATGAAGACCGTGATGAATTCCCGTTCTTTTCCGAAACCGCGGATTCACGGATCCCCCTCCCGGGTATGACCGAGCTTCGCCTTCTCGCGAAGAATGGTGAGCCCCGGCTTGCCGCCTTCTTCTTCACCTGGATTGTCCAGAAAGGCAGTCCCGCCGTCCTGATCAATCTCATGGATATCACAGAGCGGGAACGGCTCAAGCAGACGATTGAGAAGGATAACGAGCGGCGGCGTGGGATTATCAGTACTGTTGCCCATGAGCTCCGCACTCCGCTTCAGCCGATTATGGGTTATCTCAACCTGCTTACTGAAGACCCCCAGACCTACGGGGTCACGGATGAGACAAAGGCGATCCTTAACCGGTGCGCAAAGAGTGTTGACCGCGAACGGCAGATAATCAACCAGATGCTGGAGTTGTCCATCCTTGATTCCGGTAAGATCCCCCTGAAATACTCAATCTTCTCCGTCAATTCCCTGCTTAAAACGATCCTTGATGCCGGAGGATATGTGACAAAAGCAGAGATCACGCTGGATATCCCTTCGGACCTGACTATCGAAGCTGATGAGAACAAGATATCGATCGTGATCGAATCCATGCTATCCAATGCCATCAATTACTCCAAGTTTCCAAGAAAGATCCGCATAATGTACTCGACTACCCCTGCAGATCCCATGCACCGCCTGTCCATCCAGGATAACGGGATCGGTATCACGAACAGCCAGCTCGATGAGATCTTCGAGCCGTTCCAGTTGCCCGATTCCGGGAATATGAGCCGGAAGTATGACCGGATCGGGCTTTCCCTGTCAATAGCCAAAAAATATGTCCAGATGCACGGGGGCTTCATCAGCGTGGATTCCATCGTGAATCTCGGAAGCACATTCACGATCCATTTACCCAAACAGCGCCCCGTGGAGGAACCTGCATATGACGCATAA
- a CDS encoding response regulator, producing MTHKILVVEDDQAILDLMDLLIRKLGYEPVLIANGLDALKSIRQDPPSLILLDIMMMPINGWEFLEKLRNECKMKDLPVIIFSASPAVDEHIAKIKDPLLGVLHKPVSFQELRDSLRQHLP from the coding sequence ATGACGCATAAGATCCTTGTTGTGGAGGACGACCAGGCGATCCTCGACCTGATGGACCTGCTCATCCGGAAACTCGGGTACGAACCGGTCCTTATTGCAAACGGCCTTGATGCCCTCAAATCCATCCGGCAGGATCCCCCCTCTCTCATCCTGCTCGATATCATGATGATGCCGATCAATGGCTGGGAATTCCTGGAAAAACTTCGGAATGAATGCAAGATGAAGGATCTCCCGGTTATCATCTTCTCGGCATCTCCGGCTGTCGATGAGCACATTGCAAAAATAAAGGATCCCCTCCTGGGAGTACTCCATAAGCCCGTTTCATTCCAGGAACTCCGGGACAGCCTCAGGCAACACCTGCCCTGA
- a CDS encoding threonine--tRNA ligase — protein MRLLLIHSDYIEYEAKKKTKMAEECSVLSDREEEALTVFCAVESIDEEDLEGVVLQGIGEVTKTAGQVNVKKIVIYPYAHLSSDLASPETAITVLNALRAGLEAEGFAVKRAPFGWYKSFKLSCKGHPLSELSKTIIPGEEGTVKKEKKEVTHDWFVLTPDGKQHDYKEYLDDSPFGCLVKKELGVAVPVGGEPAHVDLMRSKELVDYEPASDVGCLRWMPKGKLVRDLLADYVLHLVLEYGGTPVETPVMYDLGDRAIYEHADKFGERQYRFKSNNRNMMLRFAACFGMFSIMRDMHISPNNLPMKMYELSTYSFRHEQKGEVIGLKRLRCFTMPDMHSLCLDMPQALKCFEEQLAMGWQTGRDFETELVAAFRCTKDFYAQHEAWVKKIVKESNCPMLIELLSDRVHYWVAKIDLAAIDGQLRPIENPTVQIDVESSTRFNIKYHKEDGTPVHPPILHCSPTGSVERVMCAILENISTQKVPALPTWLSPTQVRVVPVAERHGAFAAEVCNQINAAQIRCDVDDREESVGKKVREAGMDWVPYVIVVGDDEIASKNLTVTIRKKSQPNKPFKEQLTTEALVAAVKKDTEGKPFRPLYTPRKLSMKARYI, from the coding sequence ATGCGACTTCTTCTCATTCATTCAGATTACATAGAATACGAAGCTAAAAAGAAGACAAAGATGGCGGAAGAGTGCTCTGTTCTTTCAGACAGGGAAGAGGAGGCACTCACTGTTTTCTGCGCCGTGGAATCGATCGACGAGGAAGACCTTGAAGGCGTTGTCCTCCAGGGAATCGGGGAAGTGACCAAAACCGCCGGGCAGGTCAATGTTAAAAAGATCGTGATTTATCCGTATGCCCACCTCTCCAGCGATCTTGCATCACCCGAAACCGCAATAACCGTCCTGAACGCTCTCAGGGCGGGTCTTGAAGCGGAGGGCTTCGCTGTCAAGCGTGCCCCCTTCGGCTGGTACAAGTCCTTCAAGCTCTCCTGCAAGGGCCACCCGCTCTCGGAACTCTCGAAGACAATCATCCCGGGAGAGGAAGGGACCGTCAAGAAGGAGAAGAAGGAAGTCACCCACGACTGGTTTGTGCTGACCCCCGACGGGAAGCAGCACGACTACAAGGAATACCTCGACGACTCACCGTTCGGCTGCCTTGTGAAAAAGGAACTGGGTGTAGCAGTCCCGGTCGGCGGCGAACCTGCCCACGTTGACCTGATGCGCTCAAAAGAGCTTGTGGACTACGAGCCCGCAAGCGACGTGGGCTGCCTCCGCTGGATGCCGAAAGGCAAGCTTGTCCGCGACCTGCTCGCCGACTACGTGCTTCATCTCGTGCTGGAATATGGCGGAACCCCGGTCGAGACCCCGGTCATGTACGACCTTGGCGACCGGGCGATCTACGAACACGCAGATAAGTTCGGGGAGCGCCAGTACCGCTTCAAGTCCAACAACCGGAACATGATGCTCCGGTTCGCGGCCTGCTTTGGCATGTTCTCGATCATGCGGGACATGCACATCTCTCCCAACAACCTGCCGATGAAGATGTACGAGCTCTCGACCTACTCCTTCCGCCACGAACAGAAAGGCGAAGTGATCGGCTTGAAACGTCTCCGGTGCTTCACGATGCCCGACATGCACTCGCTCTGCCTCGATATGCCGCAGGCCCTGAAGTGCTTCGAGGAGCAGCTTGCAATGGGCTGGCAGACCGGCAGGGACTTCGAGACAGAGCTCGTTGCCGCATTCCGGTGCACAAAAGACTTCTATGCCCAGCACGAGGCGTGGGTCAAGAAGATCGTGAAAGAATCCAATTGCCCGATGCTCATCGAGCTCCTCTCCGACCGTGTCCACTACTGGGTGGCGAAGATCGACCTTGCCGCCATCGACGGCCAGCTCCGCCCGATCGAGAACCCGACCGTCCAGATCGATGTCGAGAGCTCGACCCGGTTCAACATCAAGTACCACAAGGAAGACGGCACCCCCGTACACCCGCCCATCCTCCACTGCTCCCCCACGGGCAGCGTGGAGCGCGTGATGTGCGCAATCCTCGAGAACATTTCCACGCAGAAAGTCCCCGCCCTCCCTACATGGTTGTCACCCACACAGGTCAGGGTCGTGCCGGTAGCCGAACGCCACGGGGCGTTTGCCGCCGAAGTCTGCAACCAGATCAATGCCGCCCAGATCAGGTGCGATGTCGATGACCGCGAGGAGAGCGTTGGCAAGAAAGTCCGGGAAGCAGGCATGGACTGGGTTCCCTACGTGATCGTTGTCGGTGATGACGAGATCGCTTCAAAGAACCTGACCGTGACCATCCGGAAGAAGTCCCAGCCAAACAAGCCATTCAAGGAGCAGCTGACCACCGAAGCCCTGGTCGCCGCAGTGAAGAAGGATACGGAAGGCAAACCATTCCGCCCGCTCTACACGCCCCGCAAGCTCTCGATGAAAGCCCGGTATATCTGA
- a CDS encoding DNA topoisomerase I, with product MHLIVAEKNISARRIAQILSEGKKVTEHKDAGVSTYSYGDTVSVGLRGHVVEIDFEPGYQNWRSEEYTPRSLIDAKTIKVPTERRIVTLLQKLARKADRVTIATDFDTEGELIGKEAYELVRAVNAKVPVDRARFSAITEQELRHAFSNTTELDFSLAAAGEARQSIDLMWGASLTRFISLAARRGGQNILSVGRVQSPTLTMIVDREKEIDAFVPEKYWQLTLLTEKSGEPVETRHTHGRFHEKAAAEAARDNSKPPLVVTEVKVGSKQDRAPSPFDTTTYIVAAARLGFSAANAMRIAEDLYMNGFISYPRTDNTVYPPSLEIDGILKTIRNSPFRKDVDWVMANRRAVPTRGKKSSTDHPPIHPTGGATKEMLGEDVFKIYELVLRRFLATLAPDAQWKTLKILFNAGSEEYTTTGGQLTEPGWHTVYPFSEAREMLLPAFETGEHLPVKKVQMDEKETQPPARYTQSKLIQQMEELGLGTKSTRHEVIAKLVSRKYVEGNPLRPTLVGRVVTESLEQHADAITRPDMTQTIEAHMQLIKQNQRTREDVIRESREMLHHAFDQLEANEQVIGDDIRNRTAEEMNLGKCPVCGGTLAIKHLRGNTQFIGCSRYPECSFNIGLPMAQWGFAVRTDEVCDKHQLSFVRLVRKGARPWDIGCPLCHHVNSNSESLSEIPSLDETLLKKIRAQHIYTVAELAHSTPEVLTKKLDISKEKSEQLIQDATTVLATLRRRSECRKFLRENLIPRKGRSYSKIMGSLKESGISELSGLAKADVACLKKAGIGDEEAEALLAEAKKVYHGQILKEIGIPAVSLKKYLAAGILDPKTFCTHTPAALGEQTGMSTTTVQKHVELVCRYLNRPVPKKLSKLVIEKGKKELLAIRGLSETTLEKLFRADIINGDALLAADAAALCAATGIPEQKIRDFQKLFQKKRENAIIQI from the coding sequence GTGCACCTCATTGTTGCGGAAAAGAATATCTCGGCACGGCGTATTGCACAGATCCTCAGCGAGGGCAAAAAAGTCACCGAGCACAAGGATGCCGGCGTATCCACGTATAGTTACGGGGACACGGTATCCGTGGGGCTCCGGGGACATGTGGTCGAGATCGATTTCGAGCCGGGATACCAGAACTGGCGAAGCGAGGAGTATACACCAAGAAGCCTCATCGATGCGAAGACCATCAAGGTGCCGACCGAGCGCAGGATCGTCACGCTGCTGCAGAAGCTTGCAAGGAAGGCAGATCGTGTCACGATTGCAACCGATTTTGATACCGAGGGGGAACTTATCGGGAAAGAGGCCTATGAGCTCGTGCGGGCTGTCAACGCCAAAGTACCGGTTGACCGGGCACGATTCTCCGCGATAACGGAACAGGAGCTCCGGCACGCTTTTTCCAACACAACCGAACTCGATTTCTCCCTTGCGGCAGCGGGGGAAGCCCGGCAGTCTATCGACCTGATGTGGGGGGCGTCCTTAACCAGGTTCATCTCCCTTGCTGCCCGCCGGGGCGGGCAGAACATCCTCTCGGTAGGAAGGGTCCAGAGCCCGACCCTCACCATGATCGTGGACAGGGAGAAGGAGATCGATGCCTTTGTCCCGGAGAAATACTGGCAGCTCACGCTCCTGACCGAGAAGTCCGGAGAGCCCGTTGAGACACGGCACACGCACGGCAGGTTCCATGAAAAGGCAGCCGCGGAAGCTGCCCGGGACAACTCAAAGCCGCCGCTCGTTGTTACCGAGGTCAAGGTCGGCAGCAAACAGGACCGGGCACCGTCGCCGTTCGATACCACAACGTATATCGTTGCCGCGGCCCGGCTCGGGTTCTCGGCAGCAAATGCAATGCGGATTGCCGAAGACCTGTACATGAACGGTTTCATCTCGTACCCGAGAACCGACAATACCGTCTACCCGCCCTCTCTCGAGATCGACGGGATCCTAAAGACGATCCGTAACTCCCCGTTCAGAAAGGATGTTGACTGGGTGATGGCAAACCGTCGCGCCGTACCAACGAGGGGCAAAAAATCCTCCACCGATCATCCGCCCATTCACCCGACCGGGGGAGCGACAAAAGAAATGCTGGGCGAGGATGTCTTTAAGATCTACGAGCTCGTTCTCCGCAGGTTCCTTGCTACGCTTGCCCCTGACGCCCAGTGGAAGACCCTCAAGATTCTCTTCAACGCAGGAAGCGAGGAGTACACCACAACGGGCGGGCAGCTCACTGAACCCGGCTGGCATACAGTCTATCCCTTCAGCGAAGCCCGCGAGATGCTCCTCCCCGCGTTCGAGACCGGGGAACACCTGCCCGTAAAGAAAGTGCAGATGGATGAGAAAGAGACCCAGCCACCGGCGAGGTACACCCAGAGCAAACTGATCCAGCAGATGGAAGAACTGGGCCTTGGCACCAAGAGCACCCGGCATGAAGTGATAGCAAAACTCGTCTCCCGCAAGTACGTGGAAGGGAATCCCCTCCGCCCGACCCTTGTCGGCAGGGTGGTCACTGAATCTCTCGAACAGCACGCGGACGCGATCACCAGGCCCGATATGACCCAGACGATCGAGGCGCATATGCAGCTGATCAAGCAGAACCAGAGGACACGGGAGGACGTTATAAGGGAATCCCGCGAGATGCTGCACCATGCCTTCGACCAGCTGGAGGCAAACGAGCAGGTGATAGGAGACGATATCCGGAACCGCACTGCCGAGGAGATGAACCTTGGCAAATGCCCGGTCTGCGGCGGCACCCTCGCAATCAAGCACCTGCGGGGAAACACCCAGTTCATCGGGTGTTCGCGGTATCCCGAATGCAGCTTTAACATCGGACTTCCTATGGCACAATGGGGCTTTGCTGTCCGCACCGATGAGGTATGCGACAAGCACCAGCTCAGCTTTGTCCGCCTTGTAAGGAAAGGGGCACGACCCTGGGATATAGGCTGCCCGCTCTGCCACCACGTCAACTCCAACAGTGAGTCCCTCTCCGAGATCCCCTCCCTTGACGAAACGCTCTTAAAAAAGATCCGGGCACAGCATATCTACACGGTTGCCGAACTGGCGCACAGTACTCCTGAGGTGCTCACAAAGAAACTGGACATTTCAAAGGAGAAATCTGAGCAGCTGATCCAAGATGCCACTACCGTCCTTGCCACGCTCCGGCGCCGTTCCGAGTGCCGCAAGTTCCTGCGCGAGAACCTCATTCCGAGGAAAGGACGCAGCTATTCGAAGATCATGGGCTCCCTTAAAGAATCGGGGATCTCCGAACTCTCGGGACTTGCAAAGGCTGACGTTGCCTGCCTGAAAAAGGCCGGGATCGGGGATGAGGAAGCAGAAGCCCTGCTCGCTGAAGCAAAAAAAGTCTACCATGGCCAGATACTCAAAGAGATCGGTATCCCTGCAGTCAGCTTAAAAAAATATCTTGCGGCAGGGATCCTTGACCCGAAGACATTCTGCACGCATACGCCGGCTGCTCTTGGAGAACAGACCGGCATGTCAACAACAACCGTCCAGAAGCATGTCGAGCTGGTCTGCAGATATCTCAACCGGCCGGTTCCGAAGAAACTCTCAAAACTGGTGATCGAGAAAGGCAAAAAGGAGCTCCTCGCGATCAGGGGGCTCTCGGAAACAACCCTGGAAAAACTGTTCCGGGCCGATATCATCAACGGGGATGCCCTTCTTGCAGCAGATGCAGCAGCACTTTGTGCAGCAACCGGTATTCCCGAACAGAAGATCCGGGATTTCCAGAAACTTTTCCAGAAAAAGAGAGAGAACGCCATCATCCAGATTTGA
- a CDS encoding RNA methyltransferase, protein MPEIDIVLVEPLYEGNVGFAARVMKNFGFTRLVLINPCKLGNEADGRASHAYDVLHGAETCTIEDVFARSNIVISTTGAVSKSVCHAMRMPFYSPKELRERIKDVDGRISILFGRENWGLNNAEVKRSDMICTIPTHDDYPILNLSHAVGVVCYELANLPLPEIRLAPPGDMNHLYRHIDRYLDEIHHPEFKRENTMTLIRRVLGRCNLTIREASTLHGLLRRSEWHIDPSLLDRDRTGQKNLEENGDEE, encoded by the coding sequence ATGCCCGAGATCGATATCGTCCTTGTCGAACCCCTCTACGAGGGAAATGTCGGGTTCGCCGCACGGGTGATGAAGAACTTCGGCTTCACCCGTCTCGTGCTCATCAATCCCTGCAAACTTGGCAATGAGGCGGATGGACGGGCTTCCCATGCGTACGATGTGCTCCACGGGGCAGAGACCTGCACCATCGAGGATGTTTTTGCCCGGAGCAACATCGTCATCTCGACAACTGGTGCCGTGAGCAAATCGGTCTGCCATGCTATGCGGATGCCGTTCTATTCCCCCAAGGAACTCCGCGAGCGGATCAAGGATGTGGACGGTCGAATCTCGATCCTGTTCGGGCGCGAGAACTGGGGCCTCAACAACGCGGAGGTCAAGAGGAGCGACATGATCTGCACCATCCCGACCCACGATGATTACCCGATCCTCAACCTGTCGCACGCGGTGGGGGTTGTCTGTTACGAGCTCGCAAACCTCCCGCTCCCGGAGATACGGCTCGCGCCGCCGGGGGATATGAATCACCTCTACCGGCATATCGACCGGTACCTGGATGAGATCCATCACCCGGAGTTCAAGCGGGAGAACACGATGACCCTGATCCGCCGGGTTCTCGGGCGGTGCAACCTGACCATCCGGGAGGCTAGCACCCTCCACGGACTCCTGCGCCGGAGCGAGTGGCACATTGATCCGTCACTGCTCGACCGGGACAGGACGGGACAGAAAAACCTGGAAGAGAACGGGGATGAGGAATAG